The Cydia pomonella isolate Wapato2018A chromosome 11, ilCydPomo1, whole genome shotgun sequence DNA window ACCGCGTGCTGGCGCTGCTCATGGACGAGCGCGACGCGCTGGAGATGCCGCTGGTCATCGCCGGGTGAGGAAACACTTTGTGTCCGCGTGAAGCGCTCGGCTGCGGGCGGCGCCGACGTGGCGGTGTTCCTCGCGCGGGACCGCGTGCTGGCGCTGCTCATGGACGAGCGCGACGCGCTGGAGATGCCGCTGGTCATCGCCGGGTGAGGAAACACTTTGTGTCCGCGTGAAGCGCTCGGCTGCGGGCGGCGCCGACGTGGCGGTGTTCCTCGCGCGGGACCGCGTGCTGGCGCTGCTCATGGACGAGCGCGACGCGCTGGAGATGCCGCTGGTCATCGCCGGGTGAGGAAACACTTTGTGTCCGCGTGAAGCGCTCGGCTGCGGGCGGCGCCGACGTGGCGGTGTTCCTCGCGCGGGACCGCGTGCTGGCGCTGCTCATGGACGAGCGCGACGCGCTGGAGATGCCGCTGGTCATCGCCGGGTGAGGAAACACTTTGTGTCCGCGTGAAGCGCTCGGCTGCGGGCGGCGCCGACGTGGCGGTGTTCCTCGCGCGGGACCGCGTGCTGGCGCTGCTCATGGACGAGCGCGACGCGCTGGAGATGCCGCTGGTCATCGCCGGGTGAGGAAACACTTTGTGTCCGCGTGAAGCGCTCGGCTGCGGGCGGCGCCGACGTGGCGGTGTTCCTCGCGCGGGACCGCGTGCTGGCGCTGCTCATGGACGAGCGCGACGCGCTGGAGATGCCGCTGGTCATCGCCGGGTGAGGAAACACTTTGTGTCCGCGTGAAGCGCTCGGCTGCGGGCGGCGCCGACGTGGCGGTGTTCCTCGCGCGGGACCGCGTGCTGGCGCTGCTCATGGACGAGCGCGACGCGCTGGAGATGCCGCTGGTCATCGCCGGGTGAGGAAACACTTTGTGTCCGCGTGAAGCGCTCGGCTGCGGGCGGCGCCGACGTGGCGGTGTTCCTCGCGCGGGACCGCGTGCTGGCGCTGCTCATGGACGAGCGCGACGCGCTGGAGATGCCGCTGGTCATCGCCGGGTGAGGAAACACTTTGTGTCCGCGTGAAGCGCTCGGCTGCGGGCGGCGCCGACGTGGCGGTGTTCCTCGCGCGGGACCGCGTGCTGGCGCTGCTCATGGACGAGCGCGACGCGCTGGAGATGCCGCTGGTCATCGCCGGGTGAGGAAACACTTTGTGTCCGCGTGAAGCGCTCGGCTGCGGGCGGCGCCGACGTGGCGGTGTTCCTCGCGCGGGACCGCGTGCTGGCGCTGCTCATGGACGAGCGCGACGCGCTGGAGATGCCGCTGGTCATCGCCGGGTGAGGAAACACTTTGTGTCCGCGTGAAGCGCTCGGCTGCGGGCGGCGCCGACGTGGCGGTGTTCCTCGCGCGGGACCGCGTGCTGGCGCTGCTCATGGACGAGCGCGACGCGCTGGAGATGCCGCTGGTCATCGCCGGGTGAGGAAACACTTTGTGTCCGCGTGAAGCGCTCGGCTGCGGGCGGCGCCGACGTGGCGGTGTTCCTCGCGCGGGACCGCGTGCTGGCGCTGCTCATGGACGAGCGCGACGCGCTGGAGATGCCGCTGGTCATCGCCGGGTGAGGAAACACTTTGTGTCCGCGTGAAGCGCTCGGCTGCGGGCGGCGCCGACGTGGCGGTGTTCCTCGCGCGGGACCGCGTGCTGGCGCTGCTCATGGACGAGCGCGACGCGCTGGAGATGCCGCTGGTCATCGCCGGGTGAGGAAACACTTTGACCCTCAAGTCAACACAAAACTCGATAAGTCGTGATTTTAAACCTCTTCGACGCTGGGCTGTATTTAGCCCGTTGTcaagttttttatattattatttttttatattaaaggtatataggtataggtaggtatatttttttttctacccgTCTATTTGCTAGATTTTCTTGAGCTTGCAGAGTGATTCACGATCACTTTAATCTTGTATTGTTATTTTCACCTTACAGATATTACCGTTTGGCTACGGGCAAAGAACTGAACGTGGAACTGGAGAGAGAACCAATCACAGAGGACATAGGTAAATATTGTTCAAACGCTTTCTTTGGTTTAAATTACGCAAACATGTATTTACACATACTCTACTTTCCAGCTCCACCTTACCTCTCACAACATCATGTGGTACCAACGAAATGGAGTTACCTTCATTACGACGATCCGGTCGTTCTCACGAAGAAACACTTCGCGATATTCACGATGCCTCCTCCATACCATTCCACGCCCGACCAGGCTAAAGCGAGCCTAGATACCAACATGAATTCCAGCCTTACCAACAAAAATCATAGTAACAACTCCAGTCCGTTAACAGGCTACGATTCGAAGCCAGGATTGTTAGGCCATGACGTCCATTTCGAGAAATGCAAGAGAAATGATGACTTCAGACTTTTCGATCCAAACGATGCCTGCTATTTGGACGACGGGATGGGTTTCGACCTTCAAAGCGTTCTATCCATGGAACTCTTAGAGAATGCGAGTAACAACCCGAGGCTTGTTGAAGCTAAAAACGAAGAAGTGCTGCGAAGAGTCGCCGAAATGCAGAAATTAGTTGAGAATTCTGAACAGTATTTGACTGAAAACTGTGATGTGTATAATGAAGATGCATTTAGTAATGGAATGTTGAGAGACGAACTAGTTGGGAAAGAGACTAATGTAGACCAGTTGGAGAGTGATACTGAATCTAATAATAGTAGAATGTCCGCGACAGATGATGCGCCAGGAATTCTTAAACATAGCGATTCTTTACTACTTTTAACGGAGACTATTAACCAAGGACTTTCCGGTTTAAGTATACCTGACGTGCAAAAGGACGATCTTACGAGACGACAATCGCAAGGTCTCAGCGCTATACTCAATAACTGTGGACTCACAGACGCCTTGATAGCTTTAAACAATGATCTCTCCCATTCAGAAAGTGATAATGATTCTCTTTACACACCAACCAATAGTCCTATACGTAAGCATCAGAAAGCTACGAATAAAGTAGTGAGAACGAGCTTCGGTTTACATAGTCCTGATTCGACTCTAGACAATAAAGAGTCAAATTTAAAGGAGTATTTGAAACAGCTTAGAGAGAAGAGTAGTAAAGAGGAAGAGAAAGCTAACTTCCCTTATTATGAAGAAACTAGCGTCGATAACGATGCGGAGCTTATAGACTTAACCTTGATCCCACCCCCACAAACGCCTGATGAATTAGACTGTGCGACGCAAGTGCCTCAAATATTACCAGTCGTGCCACCGTCCTTCGCGGACGAGAAGAAAAACTCTCTAGAAAATTTAAACGAAACACCTAAGAAAGGTGATATAGAAGAATTCATAGCGAATGTAACTGTGCAGCCTCCTACTGTAAGAGTCACTCCTGCAATTGAGCTTACACCTGAGGAAATCATGTCTTATATTATTCCTCCACCGCCGGGATCAAATTCCTCAACTTTAGATAGAGAACAAGTTAGCTACGTCAACCATAGTCAGATAATGGAAGCGAAACAACAGAACCATAAAGATGCCAAAGCAAATGGTGAAGTAGTTAAAGGAACGCTCAGTGTCAGTGAAATAAGAAATATGTTTACGGCGAAAAGTTTAAGTGATGCTAGGAATAGTCTATTATTGAAAGAGAAAAGCAAAACTCAAGCTCAAACTAAATCAGATTCACcgaagagtaaaagaaaaagtgtTACGGATAAAACAGCGAACGGCACAGCGCACGTAATTGAATATCCTACTGTTGAAAGGAAAGGTATGTTTTCATGTTGTAGCAAAGATAAGAATAAAAGCGATGATAGTGATGAAGCGGATAAAGTAGGTCAAGTTGAGAAATCGGATTCCATGCCAGATGTTTGTGAAATCAGGCCACCACCGAGAAGAAAAAATGTCGATAACATTCAACCGCCTGAAAGACCTCCTAAAAATCCTCCCCCACCAGCGCCGAGACCACGATCTAATTCTTTTACATGTCCAAATAATGAGTTAACAGCTGTAGAAATCCCAAACAATCACTTCAGTACCTTAAACAACAGGAGACTCAACTATAAAGTTGTCTGCGAAATAAATGATCAAATTCAGCCGCCACTCCCACCTAGATTAGAACCTAAAGTTCTCTCCCCTCCGCCTCCATTACTACTTCCACCTAAAAAGCCTCCTCTACCTCCCGTGCCGAGCATCGAAGTTCTCCGAATGAAGACATCACAAAAACAATCACCGATTAGAGAGCAGCGGCTAGCTAGTATCGGTTCGCCGCACTTCCAAAGAAACTTAAACTCGTACAGAAACTTAGAAAACGAGAGCCGACTAGATGACGAGCAAAGCATACGATCCACGCCAAACTATAGCTCGATGACGCTTCAAAGCAGACACGTTCGATCCAGCTCCGAAACTAAAAACACCATCTTAAAAAACAACGAGATGTCGACAGTTCTCTCATTATGTTCTCCTCAAATGAATCGTCGATTCAGCAACCGTCCGGATCTTTTAAACGGAGCGGCGGGGAACGATTCGAAAACGTTCAGTCCGCCGACGGACAGGAAATTCCGAGCGAGTCCAACTCCAAAAGTCCAGAACCACGTGCGGTTTAAAGATGATGTCGTGGATGATATCCCCACTCCACCGTCGCCTCCATTAGTGTTCCCCGAGGCTAACGGAGTGGTGGGGGCAGAAGCGTTGCTCTTAGCGGCCGAGGCGGCGGCGACGGGCTTGTTGTCGAGGCTGCACGCCGCCGCACAGAGGGCGCAACACCAACATGCACACGGGGGAGGGGAGGACATTGATGAACTGAAGTTCCAGGTAACTATAATctgacttttattaatttattcggAGACAGCAAacttaaaatactatttcaatCGATGCAGTTTTCGATCTCATCTCCTCTCCGATGTTGACTATGTGTCTTATGACGTCTTTCGTTTTACAATTtaaccattaaataaataaaaatattgatcaTACATGTCATGTCAGCCATCACCGGAATTAAGTCTCCAGAAAaactcttattttaatttacagttTAGTGACACGACTTCAcctaaaattattttgtgtatttttcagCGGGCACGAAGTGAATTAACTTCCTGCGCCGTGACACTGGTGGGGACGTCCCGGACGTTGGTGGGGGCGCTGGGGGGCGCCGGGGCCGTGGCGCCCGCGCTGGCGGACTGCCTCACCCCTTTGCGGAGATTGGCCGACCTTGCACAGGTATGTTTAGCCTTTTGTCAggaatattaggtacctattactttcgggtatgtccttaaactacgtccaaaagaggcactgtgaatgtcataaaaaagacataaaataatatagagtgaacaaattgtaaaatagataacgactaaattaagtaaagattatattttatgtatcaagcatcgtaaacataataCTGTATTGGTCCGGTCCAActataccttggctgaacattacagctgcataatttgccaatttgtttaactcgcgtgaaaggtaccgttgcatcccttggttaacaatttactatactttaagctccagtttagcttattgtgacggaagagtaactacggaaccctacattgagcgtggcccgacatgctcttggccggttttttaaatatattttcctactcctctactgttatctgtcatttatgcattcattaacacgaatataagaacatacataaaaggtttcaagaaaagtctatattgtctattcctcataaaagctcttgtgcttttaatcgctataacgttactgcgattaatggctaccaacctaacaaaaccaaaacgaataccgttttaaactaagtgcattgctgccaacttacaaaatattcatttggttgcatagtaaaaataattacttcataagtcagaaacacgcatgtgacacccgtaatatagcaacacccatagactacgaagaccgcttagcgttgcttgttagtctccgtaggctacggtggccaaaattgagaaaaaactgtccaaaaatttaatttagcaagtagcaagtacaagggcctcatgagttacgaggaggtgtcgccgaccggccggccgcggcccgggtcGGGCTGGGTGCGTAACAAGGTAtactcgcgcgtcttggctacatacttttgctgtaatttgtttacctaaattaagatttatttttgttgactcgtaggaaaaatattgtatgcaacgttgtataagtaggtaaaaaaatgctcgtggcgtattcctttacaatgttcgcctacgccttcggctccggctcacattgtaactcacgccactcgcattttttgacccttcttatacaactgttgcataaaatactaaaatagttGTTGAGAAATCGTTAGTATTCAAGTTATTTCCTGTGAATTGATCATTTGATTTTGAGTTTTGAGTGATAGGACACTGTTCATTTAAGTTTAAAGTGAGTGTTAAGACAGCGGACGGATGCAATAAGTTGCTCGCTTGTGCAAATTCAAGATGTAAAGGACGAGGAGCGGTCGAGGGAGTCAGATCGCGCGAGGTCATTCAGATACGGGACGGGACGGCCTTAATATGGCCGATTGGAGAATTTctcacttttattttattgaaaatattattaatcctAATGTTTATACTGAAATTGGGCAATATAATCCATTATTTCTATGATTGTTTGTTACTGTCATCATGCCTATTGTGTAATGTGGAAGCGTACATAATACGTTCGTTGCTTCAGGCCCTCGGCAGACACACGTCGTCCCCGCTGCAGACGCGCAACCTGATCCTGCGCGTGCACGACGTGACGGCCGCCTTCAGGGAGCTGGCGGGCGCCGACGTGGCGCGCCTGCTGCGCGAGCCCGGCGCCGAGCGCGACCACAACTCCACTCTGGAGGGACAGCTCGCGCTGCGAGCCGAGTGCTTGGCGAACGTGCTGGCGACCCTGCTCAGGAGTTTGAGAGTTTTTTCGCCGTGAACATGAATGAGAATTAAGGAGTGTATTCACTAGCATTATTGTCAcgcgattattattattgatgcGTATTGCGATATAATTGAAATTTTGTAATCCGCCGCATGGGGCGCGACGAAGTTTTTATTTtgccgtagtttttttttccgtcagattttgataaaagTTTATGAGCTTCTCCTTCTAGgcggaataaatacgaaatcctattttgaaataaaaatatgcatGTTATTTTCCGCATTACGTTTTCGTAACGAAGATAAAGAATTATAAttatgtcgaattacaaaaaaataaaaatcaacccATACGATAGTGATAAAATAAGGGTCAAAGTGTCCATGTATCacaaactttatatattttcattttgaaattaCGTAGgtacaagtaaaatataatactcGGAAATGGTATGGTTTTACTGTCGTCCGTTGTTCAGTATGATTGCcctttggaaaataatttggtcGAAAAAATAAAACGGCCATAGTTATAAAGATAAACTTTTTCTGAACACGGCGACCatagatttaatttgttataaagTTCCAATATGTATATTTTCCATTCGTTAGTTAAGATTTCTGTTAAAATTAACCGTTACTAAAAAGAGACCAAATAAAATTAGGTACGTTGGTATAATTGTAGTTAGCGACACTTTGCGTTAATTTTAGTTGtacttttgtaaattttaacatGTGTTAATGTTTATATTTGTTGATAGTATAATTTTCGTGTAGTTTTTATCTTAAGTAACATATTAGGgtgtaatttacttttaattattgAGGTGCAGAGGCAAGCATTAATATATTGCGTATAATACACAAGAAATGGTTTAACCAACattacgatttaaaaaaaaactgtatcatAGATAATAAAAACCTCTTGCATCTCTATGCAATGCACCCTCTTCTATCGCTCTATTATTCCGTAGGCAGTGTTACCATAATAAATACTAAGTTTACGTATACATATCTATTTACATAAAGTGTTGTATATTTCTATAGGTAAGGAAGTGTGATCGGATTTTAGGGTGCAAACTATTGTGTAATCATATTCATATCTCTTGAATGTCTAAACTAATCATATCTTGTAtcgtttttaaaacaatattgaataaatttttGCATGCTTTTCTGTATCTAGGTATCTACTCGAAATTGGCATAAAATTTCAgggttaaaataaaacaaaagttttctaaaaaGCTCTTAGCGTAGAcaatttcaatgtttttttatttgaaaatgcgTGCTTCCCGCGCTTTTGCAAACTACGGTGTTGCCATATGAGAGTTTCGTTAAAGTGAATGTTGCCAGCGTTTTGATATcgcgatgtgctgatatttaaatattggtgctatttttaaatgtacgtTTTTGTAACAGAATTGGTTGAAATTTGCTTTAAACAGTCGACTGAGAGGTGAGAGCGCCAGTGATTTGAATTTCTATTGATTTAAGGCCGAACCACACCAGTGCATAATGCACTCCAACTCACTACGTAAATACATATGCGGGTATAATCTTTGTATTTAACCCTTTAACCCTCATCGCctttttaaagttatataattctgcataagaaataaatacaaaaagacGACTCAATAGATGACGCCATTACTGCCGTATAATATCCAAGTGTACCCTAGAAAGGGTTAATTTATTAGCGGTCACATCGCTTGCGTAGCCGTATTTGGTGTGTATTGGCCTTTAAGCTGCGCAATGATGCAACATGAGCAATATTTATACTGTAAGCCTgttaaagtacaattttttttcacataccAATTTTCGCGGTAACCAAAGACGATTGTGTATATCcagttttattttcatatattttataaaaacgtattaatttttatgtttcGTTTTCTttggctttaattttttttcctattagATAACAGATGAACCACTAGATAAAAGTATATACTAGAGATTCTTCTCTTAAAATCTGAGCAACTTGAACACACACTTGTACAAATAATTGAAACCAAGTATTCGGCTGTTAAGGTATCACATGATATGAAGGTTTGCAAAATACCAATGGAGTGCTAACGAACAAACTTTTAAAACCTTTGGTAATTATATGTTTAACTTGAATTGGGAATtacaaaatgaattattaatagTCCGCAGCAAGCTTCGGTTCTccataaatagtacattacgataaaagtgcgaaaaataggaaattcgaaacgagtggcgataaattaaaacacgaccgaagggagtgttttaaatcgacacgagttgcgaattacctattcgcacatgtatcgtacaacggtttacagtacatatggctctttaaatgttcgacacagtaacgtaatatgctaattttcgcactagtgcggtaaagtggcaccatgtgtactgtaaacgtagttacgctctcattttcaaacaactACTTAGCtggattgctctgaaactttgtacttacaataggataaggtatatctatgcctgttattagtttatgtagttACAGATACCATACTAAAAaaaacagcgaatttaagtttttcgtaCAAAACTTGTATTTGCTCTACATATTTCCAACTAGggtacaaatcaaattattttatgattttttttatttgtttttttaagtagtcacactactattatatcaattataaactgaaataggtgTCATAcctacactaaagaaaaagtgacctgTTTGAGTTTgctctttttcatttgttttataagctggagctaatACAGGCATAAATATACcccatgtcattgtatgtgcaaagtttcataacAATCCAACACTTAGAttcaaaatgagaacgaaactccgtttgtaaaTTAAAGGTTAGGAAAGCATCTACAAtatcaacatattttttttttttttaaagaatatcaACATATTAATCGTTGTgttaagtttttgttaaattattcTAATGTTACACGATAATCTCaatataagaaataaattgtCAGAGTCGGGCCAAGCTAACTCCACGTGGCTTTTGCAATGACAGAGTGCGGTCATGTCATAATTAATGTCGAATTTATAATGACACCGCTTCACTTTGTTTTGTCTaaatcggtgcaaagttagcttagacgaacTCTAACCCTTTTAACGTCcatattgataataatttttatacctAAAGCAATGGTTTCCTAGGAAGCGAtgccgtcatatagcggccgtaaTACAGCGGTTGAATGACATCACTAGAATGTTGTCTATGCAAACAAAATGGCGCGTTTCCTAGGGGGCGGTGATtgaaggaatattttttttgcgtcCGTAATATTGCGTCCGTAATATTACGGCCGTTATATGACGGCacctaggaaaccagagcttaaGCGTTAAAATAATCTTCATGCAAATTGAAGCTCTTAAGATAATTCTCAGGTAATTAGGCTCCTTGTCAACTGGTTTGACTTCTTATCCTTTCTAAGAACCAACCAACGTATGATGGACGGAGTTATCCACGTGATTGAGAGTGAAAGAGACGGACACTCATTATCGCGTCGTCACGTCCAAGTTTAACCATCATATCCATGTGTGTGTTCAAGTTGCAATCAATCTAATTAGACTCTACGTGTATGCACGCATGCATAGAGCATACTTGCATATGCGTGAGAGACGAATGCTATATATAAAGAACGGAAGATAGACAAGGTAACATTGTATCACAATAATATGAaaccaatttatttattgtttataataaCATAATGCAATGCATTTGATGTAATAAATGATAAATTCAgcgctattgttttttttttctctgtacCATCGTCGTCACTGCAACTGAATATTCGAGGTCAGGTATGAATGTTGCTGTACCAAACCCCGATTTCAATACtgcaattcattgaaaatcaaGGTTGGCAAAAATGTCTACCGTTGGGAACCCTAACATCAACGTAGGTGCCCAACCTCGCCcaagttaaatattagaattttacctacaatctGCAGCCTCCTGAATTTTGCTGTCACCCAAGTgactcagttttttttttaaagccctATATAGTGTCCCACTGCAGGGCGAAGGCCTAGCTGTCCTCGTGATCTCCACAGCTCCCGCTGTGCTATTTCTGGCGAATTACTGATGAAGGTGTCCAGGTGGTCCCGCCATCTTCGTCTGGGCCTGCCACGTCCGCGCTTAACGGAACTAGTTGCAACGaatcgcgcgcgtggtgcgaactcatcaaccaatcgcgttgcgacgttagactgcacgactggctcgaattcgtgtccGTGACACCGCtttactggccccattcttaattcgtaaggcccgtccttagacaTACTCGTATGTTAATGACTAGGACACATAACGGAACGTTTCAGATAACTGGTATTCAagaatttgacgaccggtttggcctagtgggtagtgaccctgcctacgaagctgatggtcccaggttcaaatcctggtaagggcatttattcgtgtgatgagcatggatattcgttcctgagtcatgagtgttttctatgtctttaagttgtctaagtaccctcaacacaagccttattgagcttactgtgggacttggtcaatttgtgtaataatgtcctgtaatatttatttattaaagtaaagttaaccacatttatttacattcatgaatgagaggcatcatcattatgacgaaagcttgtctcactccctttagtgaggaaagtcgcactaTCGTCACTctctggagtgaggaaagtcgcacttcGTCACTCcccggagtgacgaaagtaggc harbors:
- the LOC133522594 gene encoding uncharacterized protein LOC133522594, which encodes MLLQQASPSPGPSGTSSPHPSPRPSIPRSPLSDASPRASPKFASPTLGAKFGSPTLGASPKFGSPKFKRTAVEDEAALERIQAELKEGWSVHTGREGRLYYCNHITQTASWLPPVESWPSSRDGSRSSQEPEEEDLPYGWEQALDSRGKPYYINHVNKTTTYVSPEGCSCESPPAPRDVTLERDPELGFGFVAGSERPVLVRFVTDNSPSVGKLEPGDQILCVNGADVSSAAREHVIAAVRACAERVTLRVCQPARAGNPARRSALLSHAKRARLRARPPRVRFADSVQLNGAPMYPPSAFSLGDLCLPPMANVLKVFLENGQTKSFKYDTTTTVADVVTSLKDKLCIVAEEHFSLVVEHVKSVRRNKLTLLDPKESLARIASRPGSHKMRCLFRVVFMPTSAAELAQRDLEALDYLYMQCCNDVAQERFSPELAADAALRLAALHAHQLALAHGLAPAKLSVKAVEREFGLERFVPSGLLESMKRKEIRRLIGHFLKLNSQMTGSQRQLTQLQAKLHYLDIVAGLPSYGAKCFGSTRPERVLLVSPRFGLSQIISRANPGPQPIASLEEVEGVRVKRAAAGGADVAVFLARDRVLALLMDERDALEMPLVIAGYYRLATGKELNVELEREPITEDIAPPYLSQHHVVPTKWSYLHYDDPVVLTKKHFAIFTMPPPYHSTPDQAKASLDTNMNSSLTNKNHSNNSSPLTGYDSKPGLLGHDVHFEKCKRNDDFRLFDPNDACYLDDGMGFDLQSVLSMELLENASNNPRLVEAKNEEVLRRVAEMQKLVENSEQYLTENCDVYNEDAFSNGMLRDELVGKETNVDQLESDTESNNSRMSATDDAPGILKHSDSLLLLTETINQGLSGLSIPDVQKDDLTRRQSQGLSAILNNCGLTDALIALNNDLSHSESDNDSLYTPTNSPIRKHQKATNKVVRTSFGLHSPDSTLDNKESNLKEYLKQLREKSSKEEEKANFPYYEETSVDNDAELIDLTLIPPPQTPDELDCATQVPQILPVVPPSFADEKKNSLENLNETPKKGDIEEFIANVTVQPPTVRVTPAIELTPEEIMSYIIPPPPGSNSSTLDREQVSYVNHSQIMEAKQQNHKDAKANGEVVKGTLSVSEIRNMFTAKSLSDARNSLLLKEKSKTQAQTKSDSPKSKRKSVTDKTANGTAHVIEYPTVERKGMFSCCSKDKNKSDDSDEADKVGQVEKSDSMPDVCEIRPPPRRKNVDNIQPPERPPKNPPPPAPRPRSNSFTCPNNELTAVEIPNNHFSTLNNRRLNYKVVCEINDQIQPPLPPRLEPKVLSPPPPLLLPPKKPPLPPVPSIEVLRMKTSQKQSPIREQRLASIGSPHFQRNLNSYRNLENESRLDDEQSIRSTPNYSSMTLQSRHVRSSSETKNTILKNNEMSTVLSLCSPQMNRRFSNRPDLLNGAAGNDSKTFSPPTDRKFRASPTPKVQNHVRFKDDVVDDIPTPPSPPLVFPEANGVVGAEALLLAAEAAATGLLSRLHAAAQRAQHQHAHGGGEDIDELKFQRARSELTSCAVTLVGTSRTLVGALGGAGAVAPALADCLTPLRRLADLAQALGRHTSSPLQTRNLILRVHDVTAAFRELAGADVARLLREPGAERDHNSTLEGQLALRAECLANVLATLLRSLRVFSP